A region from the Flavobacteriales bacterium genome encodes:
- a CDS encoding aryl-sulfate sulfotransferase: protein MVHFSANCLVSLALVLLAGRMTGQNTIGLVEFANDHADGYVLIYPDQQGTMYLLNSCGELVHTWPDTTSVPGNGSRLIANGSVLRTYVDEAGGNPFFTAGGNGQHVQIKDWDNTILWDYTVSSATECMHHDAEMLPNGNVLLIVWELKTVQEAYDAGRDTTGFGFNTLWPEKVVEVQPLAPDSGIIVWEWHVWDHLIQDNDPLAQNFGVVSDHPELVDINKVYSQNNNPDWLHINSIDYNPALDQIMLSVPFLNEIWIIDHSTTAAEAAGHAGGNSGKGGDLLYRWGNPAIYDRGLPSDQQLFFNHAAIWTGPGLVPGDPDSGKIMVFNNRVQPGVSAIDLIAPPLDSTGNYVLQAGAAFGPSAREKRFALQNPTDFTSPGQGSGQLLPNGYVLGTSGRQGWVVSIRPDSTVAWSYVTPMIDGVPVAQGTDIVDRTILFQAEWIHPDDDRLDGRALDGIGYLELDPDTLFCTFPMTSHIVHGSSADWVSVVDDRLLLGPDLRIERNYRVIDIAGKIIKLEKDTDLQQGIGLAGMPPGLYLIQFGNGTEPRKFVVSRR from the coding sequence ATGGTGCACTTCTCTGCTAACTGCCTTGTATCCCTCGCCCTGGTTCTGCTGGCAGGACGAATGACCGGCCAGAACACCATTGGCTTGGTCGAATTCGCGAACGATCACGCTGACGGCTATGTGCTCATATATCCTGACCAGCAAGGCACGATGTACCTACTGAACTCGTGCGGAGAATTGGTACATACCTGGCCTGATACGACCTCTGTGCCCGGCAACGGATCGCGGCTGATCGCGAACGGAAGTGTGCTTCGTACCTATGTGGACGAGGCTGGCGGCAATCCGTTCTTCACTGCTGGAGGCAATGGACAGCATGTGCAGATCAAGGACTGGGACAACACCATCCTTTGGGACTACACGGTGAGTTCCGCCACTGAATGCATGCATCACGATGCCGAGATGCTCCCGAACGGCAACGTGCTGCTCATTGTTTGGGAACTGAAAACGGTACAGGAAGCGTACGATGCAGGCCGCGATACCACGGGCTTCGGGTTCAACACCCTATGGCCGGAGAAGGTGGTCGAAGTACAACCGTTGGCCCCGGATTCCGGGATCATCGTATGGGAATGGCATGTTTGGGACCACTTGATCCAGGACAACGACCCGCTGGCCCAGAATTTCGGTGTCGTGTCGGACCATCCGGAACTGGTCGATATCAACAAGGTGTACTCCCAGAACAACAATCCGGATTGGCTCCACATCAACTCCATCGACTATAACCCGGCGTTGGACCAGATCATGTTGAGCGTGCCGTTCCTCAACGAAATATGGATCATTGACCACAGCACAACAGCAGCCGAAGCAGCCGGGCATGCGGGTGGCAATTCCGGTAAGGGTGGCGATCTTTTGTACCGGTGGGGCAACCCAGCGATCTATGATCGGGGACTGCCTTCGGACCAGCAACTGTTCTTCAATCACGCTGCGATCTGGACAGGTCCCGGATTGGTCCCCGGAGATCCGGACAGTGGTAAGATCATGGTCTTCAATAACAGGGTACAGCCTGGTGTTAGCGCAATCGACCTAATTGCCCCTCCGTTGGACAGTACGGGCAATTACGTGTTACAGGCGGGTGCGGCTTTCGGCCCGTCAGCGCGCGAAAAACGCTTTGCCCTGCAAAACCCAACAGACTTCACTTCTCCGGGACAGGGAAGCGGACAGTTGTTACCGAACGGGTATGTATTGGGCACCTCCGGGCGGCAAGGATGGGTGGTCTCCATTCGTCCTGACAGCACGGTCGCTTGGTCTTATGTGACCCCGATGATCGATGGAGTGCCGGTTGCGCAAGGGACGGATATCGTGGATCGTACGATCCTGTTCCAGGCAGAATGGATCCATCCTGATGATGACCGCTTGGATGGCAGGGCGCTGGATGGCATCGGCTATTTGGAACTCGATCCAGACACCCTGTTCTGCACTTTCCCGATGACTTCGCACATTGTACACGGGTCCAGCGCAGATTGGGTCTCTGTGGTCGATGACCGGCTGCTCTTGGGGCCAGATCTCCGTATTGAGCGCAATTACAGGGTGATCGACATTGCAGGGAAGATCATCAAGCTGGAAAAGGACACCGACCTACAGCAGGGCATTGGCTTGGCAGGCATGCCCCCAGGTCTCTACCTGATACAGTTCGGCAATGGCACCGAACCACGGAAGTTCGTCGTGTCAAGGCGGTGA
- a CDS encoding undecaprenyl/decaprenyl-phosphate alpha-N-acetylglucosaminyl 1-phosphate transferase: MGHAYTILLGFLTALVVVLFTMPSLIKVARMKHLVDEPGDARKLHRRSVPTIGGIIIFAAVLFSFALWFPGSGQLKLPDLGYKPMYGAMGLYYKQFKYIIAAMVLLFFIGVKDDIIGFSPVKKLVGHMIVGYILVMMADIRITSMHGIFNVYDLPRPFSIAFSFFVYVVLVNAINLIDGVDGLAAGIGTICASAFGCWFFLAGDVPLALLSAVLAGALLGFLVFNYNPARIFMGDSGSLIIGAILAVLAMNLVDHDITRLPPWLRRVPTPLFVMGVLAYPLVDTFRVFVSRAARGISPFAADKNHIHHRLMAHGLGHRGTTLVLYCYAVFIALVSLLTRDIAPTKGLLLLGSTAFFVAMLPFFIPVREKT, from the coding sequence GTGGGCCACGCGTACACCATCCTCCTCGGCTTCCTCACGGCATTGGTGGTGGTGCTCTTCACCATGCCCAGCCTCATCAAGGTGGCGCGCATGAAGCACCTGGTGGACGAGCCCGGCGATGCGCGGAAGCTGCACCGGCGCAGCGTGCCCACCATCGGGGGCATCATCATTTTCGCAGCGGTGCTGTTCTCTTTCGCGTTGTGGTTCCCCGGCTCTGGGCAGTTGAAGCTGCCCGATCTCGGATACAAACCGATGTACGGTGCCATGGGGCTCTATTACAAGCAGTTCAAGTACATCATCGCCGCCATGGTGCTGCTGTTCTTCATCGGCGTGAAGGACGACATCATCGGCTTCAGCCCGGTGAAGAAGCTGGTGGGCCACATGATCGTGGGCTACATCCTGGTGATGATGGCCGACATCCGCATCACCAGTATGCACGGCATCTTCAACGTGTACGACCTGCCGCGCCCGTTCAGCATTGCCTTCAGCTTCTTCGTGTACGTGGTGCTGGTGAACGCCATCAACCTCATCGACGGTGTGGACGGTCTGGCGGCGGGCATCGGTACCATCTGCGCGTCGGCCTTCGGCTGCTGGTTCTTCCTGGCCGGCGATGTGCCGCTGGCCTTGCTGAGCGCGGTGCTTGCCGGGGCACTGCTCGGCTTCCTCGTCTTCAACTACAACCCCGCCCGCATCTTCATGGGCGACAGCGGTTCGCTCATCATCGGTGCCATACTGGCGGTGCTGGCCATGAACCTCGTGGATCACGATATCACGCGGCTTCCGCCGTGGCTGCGCCGCGTGCCCACGCCGCTCTTCGTCATGGGCGTGCTGGCCTATCCGCTGGTGGACACGTTCCGCGTGTTCGTGAGCCGCGCTGCGCGGGGCATCAGTCCGTTCGCGGCCGATAAGAACCACATCCACCACCGCCTGATGGCTCACGGGCTGGGGCACCGCGGCACCACGCTGGTGCTCTATTGCTATGCCGTCTTCATCGCCCTGGTCAGCCTGCTCACACGCGACATTGCCCCCACCAAGGGGCTGCTGCTGCTGGGCAGCACGGCGTTCTTCGTGGCCATGCTGCCGTTCTTCATACCGGTGAGGGAGAAAACGTGA
- a CDS encoding polyphosphate kinase 2 family protein has translation MPSLLSDPRFTVRKQGAIRLADFATRLQDKPSKDDLKKIVTEERERIVELQEKLYVDDRHTLLLIFQAMDASGKDSCAKHVFSGVSPAGIRVWNFKAPSAEELAHNFLWRHGTAMPQRGMIGIHNRSHYEEVLVVRVHPEYLIGQKIPGVNDAKDATAPFWKKRFESIRNFEEHVAAQGITIMKFHLRMGRDAQKERFMERLDDPKKNWKFSVGDVHERGHWDAYMQAYEEAIGATAAQHAPWFIVPADEQWETRAIVAQLVREQLEAMDLRTPVLSAKARAGLEEARKLLGAE, from the coding sequence ATGCCCTCCCTCCTGTCCGACCCCCGCTTCACCGTGCGCAAGCAAGGTGCCATCCGGCTTGCCGATTTCGCGACCCGTCTCCAGGACAAACCTTCCAAGGACGACCTGAAGAAGATCGTGACCGAGGAGCGCGAACGCATCGTGGAGCTGCAGGAAAAGCTCTACGTGGACGACCGCCACACCCTGCTCCTCATCTTCCAAGCGATGGATGCCAGCGGCAAGGACAGCTGTGCCAAGCACGTGTTCAGCGGCGTGAGCCCGGCCGGCATCCGCGTTTGGAACTTCAAAGCGCCCAGCGCCGAGGAACTCGCGCACAATTTCCTGTGGCGCCACGGCACCGCCATGCCACAGCGCGGCATGATCGGCATACACAACCGCAGCCATTACGAGGAAGTGCTGGTGGTGCGCGTGCACCCCGAATACCTCATCGGCCAGAAGATCCCAGGCGTCAACGATGCGAAGGATGCTACCGCGCCGTTCTGGAAAAAGCGCTTCGAGAGCATCCGCAACTTTGAGGAGCACGTGGCCGCGCAAGGCATCACCATCATGAAGTTCCACCTGCGCATGGGCCGCGATGCACAGAAGGAACGCTTCATGGAACGGCTCGATGACCCGAAGAAGAACTGGAAATTCAGCGTGGGCGACGTGCACGAGCGCGGCCATTGGGACGCCTACATGCAGGCCTACGAAGAAGCCATCGGCGCCACTGCCGCACAGCACGCGCCGTGGTTCATCGTGCCTGCCGACGAGCAGTGGGAAACCCGCGCTATCGTGGCGCAACTCGTGCGCGAACAATTGGAGGCCATGGACCTGCGCACACCGGTGCTCAGCGCCAAAGCTAGGGCCGGGCTGGAGGAAGCGCGTAAGCTGCTGGGGGCGGAATGA